In Argentina anserina unplaced genomic scaffold, drPotAnse1.1, whole genome shotgun sequence, the DNA window CTGACATCAGGCTGTCATCGTCGTTAAAATTGTGCCCCTATTGTTGCTGCATTCGAAGAGAGcattgtgagagagagagagagagagagagcgagagagagagagaagtgagCACTGATCCGATTCAATCATGGTTCAAAACACTATGCATCAACGGCCAAAAGTCAGCTCGAAAATGAAGAATTCACCAGTGAACAACAATATGTCCGTCCAGAAAGAGGATATACCAGAGGAACAAcatcctcaacaacaacagaaACAGCCACAACAACCACAGCAGCAAGACCAGAGAGTCTTCTTTCAGCTAACCGGTCACAAGGAATGCTTTAAGACCGGCACAAGAGCGAACACTATATTGAAAAAGGCGACAGGCAATGAAGAGAGCTGCCTGCGGGAGCTCATGGACGATAGTCTATCAAAGTTTGTGCCCAGATTAATCGGAACGGTGGACGTCAACGGCCAACGATACCTTGAGATGGAGGATTTGCTGTTCAATTTTGAGAATGCGTCCGTGATGGATGTCAAAATGGGATCCAGGACGTACAGGGAGGAGGAGTTGAATATTGCGGCCAGGGAGGAGAAGCTGCGCCGCGACATGTACGAGAAGATGATTGAAATTGACAAAAGCGAGCCCACCGACCAGGAGAGGCAATTGAAAGCAATCACGAAGCCCAGATATATGGTCTGGCGCGAGACCATAAGCTCCACTTCAAGTTTGGGCTTTCGAATCGAGGGGATGCGCTTCGAGGATGGCTCCATCGATAAGGGATTCAAGACCATGAAAAATGAGCAACAAATTGAGCAGGCGATAGCGCGCTACGCTCGCTTGGATCGGATAAAATTGAAGTATCTCAAACGATTACATGATCTCAGGGAGGCATTGATGAAATCAAAATTCTTCTCCACTCATGAAGTCATTGGAAGCTCGTTGCTGTTCATTCACAACGACACTGACGCTAATATCTGGCTGATTGATTTCGCTAAAACCGACACATTGCCAGCCAATACCATGGTAACTCACCGCAAGAAATGGGAACTCGGCAACCACGAGGACGGTTACTTGGTTGGCATTGAAAATCTCATTCGCATTTTCGAACAATTAATCTCACGTACAAACGATCTTAGAGCCACCGAGTCTGCGGCAACCCTAGAGggtcagcagcagcagcaacaacaacaacaacaacagccgCCGCCGCCCATCAGCCAGGGCCGGCGCCCAATCAAGCCCCAGATGTCCAGGTTGACCTGCCTGGCGTATGGTCGCTAGGGTGGCGCGAGCGACGGAATCAGCCCAGTCGGGGCTCTAACAAGTCATACAATTAGAAACAAACCGCACCAATAGGGGCGCAAATCGCCTTATTTTTCTACCTGTGCCTGTCTGCCAGTCGCCTGTCAGTAAGCCTAGCTCTTGGCGCGCCAAGGCCGATAAATAAATCACTGCTTGAGCCCACTGGGACAAGATTGTTGATCTCTCTATTCGTTACTTCTCACGAGCGGCGGACCTCTTTGCCTGACCTCGAATACTTAATTGAAGTGATTCTCATCGTCATTATCAGTTCATGCGCATTGTTGGTGATCCTCCTCTGCTCGCCACTTTGCTTTTCATTCTTCATCTCCAGCTCAAATCGTTGGTCTACTCTGGTCTGGCAGAAAATCAAAACCATATGATTTATACGGTAAATTGTTCCTTGATTTTGGTCGAGTAAAAACTGGGATATCGTTACTTGAGCTCTCCAGATTTGTTGCCTAGACAGCGCAATATTCAAACGATTGCGAGATGATTACCCAGAAATCCTCTCCAAGAGGCACGCAACAGATTATCGAACAACGAACGAGACTAGCAAGGCGAGTCTCGCGTTAACTCATTCATGATTTAGCTTTTCAGTTGGCCGTGCAaaggcattcaataaaaaccaCCCATCTTGATGGATGGTTTTTACATACGTGATACATTTTCATAAACATCTCCAGATTGTTTATGGCACGAAGCAATGTGACACTCTACAATAACAAAGTAGTCTTCCAGTGAACTTGCATTTTTGCAACTGTCTTTCATCTTGGAGCATTGAATTGGGTCGTATCGCCACACCACACAAGACGTCATGAATCAAGCGAGGCTTGATTTTAACTGCACCAGTTTATTTATAATTGCAGCAACGAAATTGAAGAGACCACGAGTTTGGTCGCACGAGAAGACGCACCCAAGTCGGCCGGCCAGTGGCCAGTGGCCAGTGGTTTCAAGCAACTTACCAGCCGCAATTAGTGGCTATTCCAAGCGGCGTCCATAGCCAAAACCATGGCCAACTCGGGGCCAGCAGCTTCGGCAGCTGCAAGAGGCCAGCAGCGGCCATGATCCATCATCCAAACCAAACTCATAAAGGCCAGTTGCTGCCCGTTATTGTCGTCGTGTTTACATGGTGATGGGTCACGACGACATCTAGGGCTGCCTTGCTAGGCCGAAGCATCCAACAGTCTGCTCCCATTGCAAGGGCTTCATTTGGGGCATCGGCAAGCAGGGCTACAAGTGCAAGACTCGCGCACTGGTCCTACACAAGCGCTGCCACGAGTCGGTTAAATTAAAACCAGATGCCAAGACAGCGAGGCCACTCTTGCTGCTTCAAGAGAGGCTGCAATTGCCACCCAAACGCTTGGCCCAGATTCAAGTTATGGATTCGAGGATCACTCCTTCAAGAGACCAACCGCGCCTGTGCCCATTGTGGCACAGGCGCTCTACGGCCTGTATAAGCAGGATTTATCGTGCTCACAAGAGCGGTGTAAAATGAGCACCCATCGCAAGTGCAAAAGGAGTGTGGCCAATAAATTGCGCGGCCCCGGCGATACTTTTATGAGTGCCAATAAATACGAATTGAACGCGGCGGTCGTAAGACGAAGGAATCTGTCGCACCATAACTCCATCGAACGATCTGTCTCCTCTCGGTGACTTATACATTGACTGTAACTTAATTGGTCTCGTCTAAACGTCGTACCGAATCAGAAGCAGCTGCAGCCCCTTCGTGGTCGGTCCCAACTTTAAACCCCAAATGTCTCTCGATTCGATTCAGATTTGTGTGGCGTCCATGCCGTCGTGCTATAGCAGAACGCGCAATAGAAGCGCGTGCAGCCCCAAGTACAGCATTCTGTGCAGCATGTAAATAATAGTGCCGCTGGTGAGCCTAGGCTTGAGGAGGGCGGCGATAGGGAGCGGGAAAAAATGGCGCCGCATGGCCCCATTTCGAGCTGGCTGTTTACTTCGCCTAGCAACTTGTTCTTCGGGCTTCCGAGAGTCAAAAATGGTGAAAGTTTTCCACAATCCTCGCCTAACATCCTCAAAAGTATTGGTCTCTCTATTTCTAACATCTGTGATCATCCTGTGCCAGCTACTCCTGTTCCATTATTATTATAGATTTATCTCGGACGGCGCCGAAGACCTCTGGCGAAACTCTAAATATCCATTGGAATCGGTATTCTGTCAATTCAATCGATTGGGGCACATTCATGAGCTTGCGCGAAATTCCGACGTAGATTTGGTTCTAATAGATCCTGATGTGGTCAAGTCAAACGATAGTCTAAAGCGAGAATCAAGTCAACTCGAGTTTAGTAGCTCGAATTATCAGCAGCAGCTCAAAAGAAGCCAAGAATCGAGCCACAAATCGATCATACATCTCGCGATCATCAATGAAACAAGCGGCGGCCAACCAAATTTGAAACTATTCTACGAATCCCTGAAAAACAATGGATATATTACGCTGCAATACGACTCGAGCCAGCCGATGCAAGCCGAAGTGTACCGTCGAGCATCGCATTTGTTCGACGAGGCCCACGAGATCCATGAACGAGGTAAGAATGTGTCCAAAATCTATACCGAATTTATAGCACATATTTTTGTATTGAATAGCACCGCTAGCTCTCCAGGAGAGGCGGCCATCTCGAACCAAGTGAAGTATTCGTGCGAAAAGCGTGGATTCCATtctggcggcggcggcggcggcggcgggaTGAGAAACACTGTGATACACATAGTTGTGCTGTATAATTACGAATTCAATCCCAAGTTTGAATGGATTCAGCCCGCTTTGCACCTGGACGAGTTGGACAAGCATAAACTGCTCGCTTACAATGTTCATTGGGTCGATTTTAGGATACCAATCGAGCATCATTATTTACATCGCAAACGGACCACTAGCAGCACCGTTCATTCCATCGGTGCAGGTCAGCAAAATGATCCCAACGGCGGCGGGATCCTCTCAGAGGCCAGCCGGCGGCTGACAGTGTTCGAACCCGAAGAGGACAGAACCTTGAGCTATGCGAACAATTCTTTCGTCTATTGCAAAAGTTTGCCATTCAATATAAGTGCTCTTATCGACAGCCAGAAGAAGTACAGCAGATATCTGATGATGCTTGACGGCTCGAGGCCGCTGCTTGCGTCGGAGTTCAAAGTTGAGCTCGAGGGTCAGCTCGACTTGGCGCTCCAATTCATGGCCACCTATTCCCAAGTGTATGGAAGCTTTAGTTTCTGGCTAACCGGCTCAAGTCTGCTGGCCTACCTGAAATTTTGTGATCTCACATCTAACTTCGCGGACCCGGACGAGCCGGATTCGTCTTCCtcctcgtcgtcgtcgtcatcGTCAGCGACTGGCCAAGAAATGAAGCTTACCATCGAGCTGGGTGTCCTGTCGAGCGAATTCAACGAGACAGTTCTGAATGGCCTGGCGGACGCAACTAATATTGGCGTCAGAATGATGTCCGATTGGCGCAAGCCGAATCCAGTGATCCGATTTCGGCTCGCCGATTGCCCGAACGTGACCTTTCAGATCCATTTGTACGAGTTGCGGAAAGACTTCTATCAGCATTACTATGCAACTCAAACCTCCATGGTTTGGAATCACAAGCGAAACAGGAGGCGCACGATGACCAGCGTCGTGTCGAGGCCCGACGAGGGCCCATCGTCGTCGTGGAGCTATCATGTGTTTGCCTTGCACAACCTCGAACTGTGCTGGACTCAGATTGGCGCCATCTCAAAGCCGCTCAGGGTGCCTTGCAACATCTACGACCATCTGAGGCGAATCTACATCATTTGAGGCCGCCCGGCGCGTCAGATCATCGACCACCTCCACCAAATGACAAGCCCCTGCTCTAGATTAGAATGGCCAAAGTTGAGCACTCTATCGAGCGTCAGTTGCATGGAGTTCGCGAATGACGCAGATGATGCTGCTCAAACGATGACGTCAAAGTGTGGCCCCACGAACTCGGCCAGTAGATCATCGAACCAAAGCGGCGGAGTTGAATAGCGGCTGCTGCTGCCGAGAGAGGCAGCAACTGCAGCTTGCGATGTACGTTGACCCTGCAGTTTTGGGCATTGCATTGTCGGGATCTGGATCGGGAAAGGCCGAAGGAGGCTCGATCGACAACCAGCAGCAGCTGTCGGTCCAGATAGGGAGACTCACTCGTCGCAATCGGTTTCGCTTCTAAGGAAGCGACTACATCATGTGTTTCTGAGGGCTGCTGTCATTGCTCACTGAGCAGCAGGTGGTGCGATTGTCGAGGAACGTGCCGATCACGCGGCCGCCAACCTCGTGGTGTCTAAAAATATCTTTCCTGTTGTGCTGGCACTAAGCGGCGGcgccggcggcggcggcgactGCCTCTCGATCCACGGCAGGCCCACAATCACTGGACCACCATCACCGAGCGGAATCACCACTCGGACCAACCATTGCAACAAGCTAGCTTTCCTCGAGGCCCGGATCAGCTGGACAAGCGAGGACATTCGATTATAAATAACCAATTCAGACCATCTCTTAAATAGAAACCAAACAGCAGCAGCCGCGTCATCATGTTTAAGTGGTGGTCGTGTTCAAGTGTGGCGCTAATGATCGCGCCCCTGGTGGTGCTATCTGTTGCTTCAGCTTCGGATAAGG includes these proteins:
- the LOC126804765 gene encoding uncharacterized protein LOC126804765, giving the protein MKNSPVNNNMSVQKEDIPEEQHPQQQQKQPQQPQQQDQRVFFQLTGHKECFKTGTRANTILKKATGNEESCLRELMDDSLSKFVPRLIGTVDVNGQRYLEMEDLLFNFENASVMDVKMGSRTYREEELNIAAREEKLRRDMYEKMIEIDKSEPTDQERQLKAITKPRYMVWRETISSTSSLGFRIEGMRFEDGSIDKGFKTMKNEQQIEQAIARYARLDRIKLKYLKRLHDLREALMKSKFFSTHEVIGSSLLFIHNDTDANIWLIDFAKTDTLPANTMVTHRKKWELGNHEDGYLVGIENLIRIFEQLISRTNDLRATESAATLEGQQQQQQQQQQQPPPPISQGRRPIKPQMSRLTCLAYGR